Proteins encoded by one window of Arachis ipaensis cultivar K30076 chromosome B04, Araip1.1, whole genome shotgun sequence:
- the LOC107636748 gene encoding uncharacterized protein LOC107636748: MSKRMDGLQLAAVSTTNQPSMVWGHQEESCEELQPEQLSKQAVTERPTNALPSDTIFNPKEECKAIQLRSGRTLVNNKKPAEKEATKKPIEDDKASSSKEQVTIEEKNQERLKEKEEPQASMKRKQIMEEQSQEQRKIVKTYTPPLPYPQRLQKEIKDQQFPKFLEVFKKLEINIPLVEALEQMPLYVKFLKELISKKRSWNEREIVILTQECSALIQEGIPPKFKDPGSFYLPCTIGNTVIDKALCDLGSSINLMPLSMMRRLSIEEVKPTQMSLELVDRSLVIPEGVIENLLVRVEKFIFPADFIILDLGEEENDSLILGRPFLATTRAIIDVEQGELNLRVNDEKINLNVFQEVHHTVKEKSCMRVEEEDLPWKEKPNEEFISSSAKQEMKSGEEKEGKEHVKAEKRR, from the exons atgtcaaagaggatggatggattGCAACTTGCAGCAGTGAGCACAACCAACCAACCATCAATGGTGTGGGGACATCAGGAGGAAAGTTGTGAGGAGCTGCAGCCTGaacaa TTGTCCAAGCAAGCAGTGACTGAGAGGCCAACCAATGCATTGCCAAGTGACACCATTTTCAACCCGAAGGAAGAATGCAAAGccatccaattaaggagtggaagaaccttggtaAATAACAAAAAGCCAGCCGAAAAAGAAGCCACCAAGAAGCCAATAGAGGACGACAAGGCTAGCAGCAGCAAAGAGCAGGTGACAATTGAAGAAAAAAACCAAGAAAGGCTCAAGGAGAAAGAGGAACCTCAAGCTTCAATGAAGCGGAAGCAAATCATGGAGGAACaatcacaagaacagaggaagatAGTGAAGACCTACACTCCTCCTttgccataccctcaaagattGCAGAAGGAGATCAAAGACCAACAGTTCCCTAAGTTCCTAGAGGTGtttaagaagctggagatcaatattccaCTTGTTGAAGCTCTagaacaaatgcctctatatgtAAAATTTCTCAAAGAGCTTATCAGCAAGAAGAGGAGCTGGAATGAGAGAGAGATAGTGATCCTAACCCAGGAATGCAGTGCATTGATCCAAGAAGGCATTCCACCAAAGttcaaagaccctgggagtttctaCTTGCCTTGTACCATTGGTAACACAGTCATTGACAAGGCACTGTGTGATTTGGGCTCCAGTATTAACCTCATGCCTCTATCTATGATGAGAAGGCTATCTATAGAAGAAGTGAAGCCTACACAGATGTCATTGGAGCTAGTGGATAGATCTCTGGTAATTCCTGAGGGGGTGATTGAAAATCTCTTGGTTAGAGTGGAGAAATTCATATTTCCTGCAGATTTTATAATCCTGGACTTAGGAGAAGAGGAGAATGACTCTTTGAtattaggaagacctttcctggccacaacaAGGGCCATTATTGATGTAGAACAAGGAGAATTGAATCTGAGGGTAAATGATGAGAAGATAAATTTGAATGTCTTCCAAGAAGTACATCATACTGTTAAGGAGAAAAGCTGCATgagggttgaagaagaagatttaCCGTGGAAGGAAAAACCCAATGAAGAGTTCATCAGCTCATCTGCAAAGCAAGAGATGAAGAGTGGAGAAGAGAAAGAGGGTAAGGAACATGTGAAGGCTGAGAAGAGAAGGTAG